The Geobacter metallireducens GS-15 region TCATCACTGCTACGGTCTGCTCAACCACCTGGCTGCCGCCTGATGCCGAACCGCTTGCCTCCCGCGATCCTTCCGCCGCCAGCATGCAGTTGTTGGCGATTTCGTTGGATGTCGCCGCCATCTCCTCGCTGGCGGTGGCAACCGTTCCGGCCTGGGCCGCCACTTCCTCGGCGCCGGTGGCCATCTGCTCGGAAGAGGAATAGACCTGGCCGGCTGCCGCAGCCACCTGGGCCGTGTTATCCGCCACCATGGCAATGGTCTTCTGGAGCTTCTCGACAAAGAGGTTGAAGGAGCGCCCCAGGTGCCCCAGTTCATCGTCGGAGCGGACTTCGATCCGCCTGGTCAGGTCGCCTTCCCCCTGGGCAATGTCGTCCATCATGACGTTCATCGCCCGCAGCGGTTTGGTGATGCCGCGGGTAATGACCACGGTTATAACCACGGCGAGCACTAGAGCAGCGAACAGGCAGATGACTATTGTCGTAACCGATCTCTGCCCGATGGCGTCGACTTCCTTGGTCTTCTTGTCGCTCATCTCGTAGGCCGCCCGGTTTCCTTCCGTGGACAGTTTTTCAATGGCTTGGGCCGCCTCCTTGACCGGTTTCATCGCCTCGTTTGCCTGCTGGGTGCTGGTGATGGCGCCGGATTTGATCTGCCCCATGAGCTGCCCGAAACCGTCAACGTATTGTTTGTAGTTTTCCTGTATCGCGGCGTACTGACCCTTTTCCTTGTCGTCCAGCTTCAGTTTGCCCAACTTGCCAAGCCACTCATCGAGACGCCCCTTTTTCTCGGTCCATTTCTTTTCGTATTCCGCGATCTTATCGGGATTGTTTATGTTGATGAACGCGTCCTTTTCATACATCCTCATGTAGAGGATATTGGCCCTCACCCGGGAAAAGTATTCACCGATCTTGACCTCCTGGGAGAGAATCTCGTTGCTGGCCTTGTCGATCTTTTCGACTCCCAGAAATCCCGCGCCCCCGGTAATCACCAGCAGCAGCACCACAAGTCCGAACCCCAGACCGAGCCGCGTTCCGATCTTCATACGATGTAACATGTCATTCTCCTTGGCTGATGTTCTTGCGCACAGTTAGTTCCTTGGAATTACGAGGAAAAAGTTCAGTTTTCAGTAGTATTTATCGGTAAAAGTTTGCGGGGCTTGAGAAAATTTTACAGTCATTTAATGCTGGTTATAGAGGAATAAATAAGGGCGCGAAGTGGCGAGAGTAGACGGATGATGTTTCTTTGGGTATCATAAGAACAACGTTTTAAGGTCTGAAAGTGTAACAAAATACCATCAATGGGCACTGTATCAGTCAATGAATCCGAAGGCCGAGGCGCCGCCACTGTGAACGGCATTGTGACCATACCCAACGCGTTGACGGCGCTCCGGATAGTCCTGGTTCCCGCTCTCATCACGTTTCTTCTGGACGGAAACTTCCGGGCGGCCCTGACGGTTTTCCTCGTGGCAGGCGTGAGCGATGCCCTCGACGGTTTCATCGCCCGGCGCTTCAACCAGCAAAGCCGCCTCGGTTCGTTCCTCGATCCGCTGGCCGACAAGCTCCTGGTGGTTACCTCATCCCTTGTTCTTGCGGCCATCGGGCGGCTGCCATGGTGGCTCGCTCTGGTCATTGTCGGCCGTGACCTGGTAATCGTTGCCGGTGCAATCGCCTATTACGGCCGCACGGGAACCCTGGAGATGGATCCCAGCATTGCCAGCAAGGCCAATACCTTTGTGCAGATATCCCTGATCCTGACGGTGCTCGCCCATGGGGCGGGGATGGAATTCCTTGGAGTTGTGCTGAAGCCCCTCTTTGTTCTTGCGCTCGCGATGACACTGGTTTCGGGGGGAGACTACATGGTGGTGTGGGGACGCCGGGCTTTCAGGAAAAACTGAGCGATTGGGGAGAACAGCCAGCCGTGAGTAGTATTGACATGATTCCTCCTCAGGTGGTATTAGAGCTGATTCGCTAATGAGCGGCGGTTATGGGGTGCCGGTGTCGTGACACCGGGGATGGGAGAAGCAAACGTGGCGCAGGTGTTCATCGTCGGGTGCGGCGATATCGGAAAACGGGTGGCACGGCTTGCCATGGATAAGGGAGTTGCGGTGACAGCCCTTGTCCGTTCGGAGGAAAGCGCCGCCAAACTGCATGAACTTGGCATCGAAACGGTGGAAGGGCACCTTGACGACCCCGAATCCCTTGCGGGCCTCCCCCTCCGGGGGGCGACCGTGTTCTACTTTGCCCCTCCGCCGGGTGGAGGGATAACCGAGCCGAGGGTTCGGGCCTTCTGCGCAGCCGTCAGGCCGGGCGACGAGCCGGCACAGGTGGTTTACCTCAGCACCAGCGGCGTCTATGGCGACTGCGGCGACATGATCGTGACCGAAGATACGCCTGCCAATCCCCAGACGGCACGGGCCAAGCGCCGCTACGACGCCGAAACGGTCTTTCGCGCCTGGGGCAAGGAGCGAGGCGTTCCGATCGTCGTGCTTCGGGTCACGGGCATCTACGGTCCGGGGCGGCTTCCGCTCCAGCAGCTGACGAGCGGCCAGCCGGTTCTCTTCGAGAGTGAGGCCTCCTATACCAATCGGATCCATTCCGAGGACCTGGCCCGGGTCTGCATGGCTGCTGCCGAGAAGGGCGAGGACGGCGACATATTCAATGTGAGTGACGGCAACCCGGGCACCATGACCGAGTACTTCAACGCCTGCGCCGATGCCCTCGGTTTTCCGCGCCCCCGGCAGGTGACCATGGAGGAGGCGAAGAAAGTCATGACACCCCTCATGCTTTCCTATGTTACGGAGTCGCGGCGGATGGACAACGCGAAAATGGTGGGTAAACTAGAGGTTAAACTTCTGTACCCGACCCTCCAGGATGGTCTGAAGGCAAGCGTTGCCAAATAGTCGGGGAGTGCGGCAGCAAAGGGGTTATTGCAGATAGCGTTCCGATGACATCACCTTGGAGATGAGGAGTAACTGCCTGAGGTGGGGCGAACTGTTGCCCCTGCGGATAACCTCCCGAACCGACAGCAGATCATTGATCAGGGTTTTTCCCTTTCTGACAAGTCGACGCGCCCTGTGGTTCCGCCGGGCGTAGGGAGCAAGGAGATCCAAGGCCTCGGCGATTTTCAGGCCGGCGATGACCTGATCCTTGAAGCTCTT contains the following coding sequences:
- a CDS encoding HAMP domain-containing methyl-accepting chemotaxis protein gives rise to the protein MLHRMKIGTRLGLGFGLVVLLLVITGGAGFLGVEKIDKASNEILSQEVKIGEYFSRVRANILYMRMYEKDAFININNPDKIAEYEKKWTEKKGRLDEWLGKLGKLKLDDKEKGQYAAIQENYKQYVDGFGQLMGQIKSGAITSTQQANEAMKPVKEAAQAIEKLSTEGNRAAYEMSDKKTKEVDAIGQRSVTTIVICLFAALVLAVVITVVITRGITKPLRAMNVMMDDIAQGEGDLTRRIEVRSDDELGHLGRSFNLFVEKLQKTIAMVADNTAQVAAAAGQVYSSSEQMATGAEEVAAQAGTVATASEEMAATSNEIANNCMLAAEGSREASGSASGGSQVVEQTVAVMNRIAERVKEAAHTVEGLGARGDQIGEIIGTIQDIADQTNLLALNAAIEAARAGEQGRGFAVVADEVRALAERTTKATREIGEMIKGIQQETGRAVSSMEEGVKEVASGTAEAAKSGDALREILDRITGVTGQVSQIATAAEEQTATTAEITNNIQQITTVVEATARGAQESATAASRLTDLATELQGLVGQFKV
- the pgsA gene encoding CDP-diacylglycerol--glycerol-3-phosphate 3-phosphatidyltransferase — its product is MNGIVTIPNALTALRIVLVPALITFLLDGNFRAALTVFLVAGVSDALDGFIARRFNQQSRLGSFLDPLADKLLVVTSSLVLAAIGRLPWWLALVIVGRDLVIVAGAIAYYGRTGTLEMDPSIASKANTFVQISLILTVLAHGAGMEFLGVVLKPLFVLALAMTLVSGGDYMVVWGRRAFRKN
- a CDS encoding SDR family oxidoreductase; translation: MAQVFIVGCGDIGKRVARLAMDKGVAVTALVRSEESAAKLHELGIETVEGHLDDPESLAGLPLRGATVFYFAPPPGGGITEPRVRAFCAAVRPGDEPAQVVYLSTSGVYGDCGDMIVTEDTPANPQTARAKRRYDAETVFRAWGKERGVPIVVLRVTGIYGPGRLPLQQLTSGQPVLFESEASYTNRIHSEDLARVCMAAAEKGEDGDIFNVSDGNPGTMTEYFNACADALGFPRPRQVTMEEAKKVMTPLMLSYVTESRRMDNAKMVGKLEVKLLYPTLQDGLKASVAK